A single window of bacterium DNA harbors:
- a CDS encoding inositol-3-phosphate synthase has protein sequence MDKIKIGIVGVGNCASSLLQGIEYYKNKNSKEAIGLMHWDIGGYKPYDIEVVAAFDIDKRKVGKDVSEAIFKLPNCTTVFCNNVPKANVKVKMGKILDGFANHMKDYDDKYTFILSDEKETSKENIINVLKESGVEMLLNYLPVGSEETTRLYADCALKSGMAFINNIPVFIASDPEWANKFKEKGIPIIGDDVKAQLGATITHRTLSDLFKKRGVKLERTYQLNTGGNTDFLNMLNRDRLASKKRSKTEAVQSVLAERLEYENIHIGPSDWVPWQKDNKVCFIRMEGKLFGDVPMNLELRLSVEDSPNSAGVAIDAIRCCKLAFKRGQGGVLYSPSAYFMKHPPQQFTDDEAYRMTEEFIAGKREN, from the coding sequence ATGGACAAAATCAAAATAGGGATTGTAGGAGTTGGTAACTGCGCAAGTTCGTTACTCCAGGGTATTGAGTACTATAAAAATAAAAATAGCAAAGAAGCTATTGGATTAATGCACTGGGACATCGGTGGTTACAAACCATACGATATCGAAGTGGTGGCTGCTTTTGACATTGATAAAAGAAAAGTGGGAAAGGATGTGTCTGAGGCTATATTTAAACTTCCAAACTGTACGACAGTATTTTGCAATAATGTACCTAAAGCAAATGTGAAAGTGAAAATGGGGAAAATACTCGATGGTTTTGCAAACCACATGAAAGATTATGACGATAAGTATACATTCATTTTAAGTGATGAAAAAGAAACATCTAAAGAAAATATAATCAATGTATTAAAAGAATCAGGGGTAGAGATGCTTTTAAATTATCTTCCAGTAGGTTCTGAAGAAACTACAAGGCTCTATGCCGATTGCGCCCTTAAATCAGGTATGGCATTTATAAATAATATACCTGTCTTTATAGCCAGCGATCCTGAGTGGGCAAATAAATTTAAAGAAAAAGGTATACCGATAATAGGTGATGATGTAAAAGCCCAGCTTGGTGCCACTATCACCCATAGAACATTATCCGATTTGTTCAAGAAAAGAGGAGTAAAATTAGAAAGAACTTACCAGCTAAATACAGGGGGCAATACTGATTTCCTCAACATGCTTAACAGAGATAGACTTGCCTCAAAAAAGAGGTCAAAAACCGAGGCGGTACAGTCGGTTCTTGCTGAAAGGCTGGAATACGAAAATATACATATTGGGCCCAGTGATTGGGTGCCCTGGCAGAAAGACAACAAGGTTTGCTTTATCAGGATGGAAGGTAAACTTTTCGGCGATGTTCCCATGAACCTCGAATTGCGGCTTTCTGTTGAAGATTCTCCCAACTCTGCAGGGGTGGCAATAGATGCGATTAGGTGTTGTAAGCTGGCTTTTAAGAGAGGGCAGGGAGGTGTTTTGTATTCACCTTCTGCATACTTCATGAAACATCCACCGCAACAGTTTACTGATGATGAGGCGTATAGGATGACTGAGGAATTTATTGCCGGAAAGAGGGAGAATTAA